The Sphingopyxis fribergensis genome contains a region encoding:
- a CDS encoding TonB-dependent receptor, which translates to MKRQIGLSVAASAIVASQAAWAQSADPTGPAQSASAAEAPQDTDEAIVVTGIRRSLERAADIKRDSVQVVDAIVAQDIGKLPDPTTAAALQRVPGVQVSTNRNNELGDVRVRGLPDVLTTVNGREVFSTVGRNFDLQDMPAEALSRVNVFKSQTADLTEGGLAGVIDLQLNRPFNFKDPTVVLGGRANYGDRVDKINPQFSLLATDRWDTGIGEIGALINGTYSKSDYYRATTVLFQRRSTNTAPFNTPGYVIPGILQNFPQQGYIERHQLNGALQWQASPSLEAYVEGFYTYFRDRGSRNGANIQPFTNGTTITDIKPGTSCISTYVRSNGNNPVIQTDADGNKSWTLTAPQLANPVELCQPESMTFANLVSNQTTQARDLNQNNKQFAGGLKYDEGRLNAVLDVAYQTSKYELQNITSDIGQRLPSLTVTMDVDGHAEYTVPGDALLSRDNLYIRNALIQNFTENHGKLFQAKGDVDYDLDGFLSNVAVGVRYAHRSAEEQSVNLNKATPGGNIGTGNDAAAVLVSNTGLPDDFLALGSRAPDLNNGSRFYIPNPDFLLSEEGLDAARAYFGLPAGRPAYDPGRAFDAKEDTLAAYVQGKYEADLSNSITLDGVVGVRYIRTSRTIGTFIPAGGGEYDRLTADTVDHDWLPNATARFRIGDDIQIRFGYAKSLRRPNFGSLNPAITLNQSNNPLVQSTGNAGNPDLKAQKSESLDATFEYYFPSGYVAIAGYYRDISDRVITSGAVEAIDGVDYAVSRPRNVGQATLKGIELSSQYFFDFLPGALSGLGVQGAFTLADSKVGGDDPLAGYPLQGVSKYNYTVGLLYEKSGVSARLVYTYRSKYLSLDASGEPTLRPMTAETIASLEVPALVTYARGAGRLDFNIGYDITDKIRVDVGGTNILGSNTSTYYDYPGYSNINNEMAYDETTYSVGVRVKF; encoded by the coding sequence ATGAAGAGGCAAATCGGTCTGTCCGTCGCGGCGTCCGCGATCGTCGCGAGCCAGGCGGCTTGGGCGCAATCCGCAGATCCGACCGGCCCGGCGCAGAGCGCGTCGGCCGCAGAAGCGCCGCAGGATACCGATGAGGCCATCGTCGTGACGGGCATCCGCCGTTCACTTGAACGCGCGGCCGATATCAAGCGCGATTCGGTGCAGGTAGTCGACGCGATCGTCGCACAGGACATCGGCAAGCTTCCCGACCCCACGACCGCAGCGGCGCTCCAGCGCGTGCCCGGTGTGCAGGTGTCGACCAACCGCAACAACGAGTTGGGCGACGTTCGCGTGAGGGGCCTTCCCGACGTGCTGACCACCGTGAACGGACGCGAGGTGTTTTCGACGGTCGGCCGCAATTTCGATTTGCAGGACATGCCGGCCGAAGCCTTGTCGCGCGTCAACGTCTTCAAATCCCAGACCGCCGACCTGACCGAAGGCGGGCTCGCGGGGGTCATCGACCTTCAGCTCAACCGTCCGTTCAATTTCAAGGATCCGACCGTCGTGCTGGGCGGGCGCGCCAATTACGGCGACCGCGTCGACAAGATCAATCCGCAGTTCAGCCTGCTCGCGACCGATCGCTGGGACACCGGGATCGGCGAAATCGGCGCGCTGATCAACGGCACCTATTCGAAGTCGGATTATTATCGCGCAACGACAGTGCTGTTCCAGCGGCGCAGCACCAACACGGCGCCATTCAACACGCCGGGTTATGTCATCCCCGGCATCCTCCAGAATTTCCCGCAGCAAGGCTATATCGAGCGCCACCAGCTCAACGGCGCGCTGCAGTGGCAGGCGTCGCCGTCTCTCGAAGCCTATGTCGAAGGGTTCTACACCTATTTCCGCGATCGCGGCAGCCGTAACGGCGCCAATATCCAGCCGTTCACCAACGGCACGACGATCACCGACATCAAGCCCGGCACCAGCTGCATCAGCACCTATGTCCGCTCGAACGGCAACAATCCGGTCATCCAGACCGACGCCGACGGCAACAAGTCCTGGACGCTGACCGCGCCGCAACTCGCCAACCCTGTCGAGCTGTGCCAGCCCGAAAGCATGACCTTCGCCAACCTTGTGTCGAACCAGACGACCCAGGCCCGCGACCTCAACCAGAACAACAAGCAATTCGCCGGCGGGCTGAAATATGACGAGGGCCGGCTGAACGCGGTGCTCGATGTCGCGTATCAAACCTCGAAATACGAACTGCAGAATATCACATCGGACATCGGACAACGACTGCCGAGCCTAACCGTGACGATGGATGTCGATGGCCATGCCGAATATACGGTACCCGGCGACGCGCTGCTCAGCCGCGACAATCTCTATATCCGCAATGCGCTGATCCAGAATTTCACCGAGAACCATGGCAAGCTGTTCCAAGCGAAGGGCGATGTCGATTATGATCTGGACGGTTTTCTGTCGAACGTCGCTGTCGGCGTTCGTTACGCGCATCGTTCAGCCGAGGAACAATCGGTCAATCTGAACAAGGCGACGCCGGGCGGCAATATCGGCACCGGAAACGACGCGGCAGCAGTGCTTGTCTCTAACACCGGCCTGCCCGACGACTTCCTTGCACTCGGGTCGCGTGCACCCGACCTCAACAATGGTTCGCGCTTCTACATCCCCAACCCCGACTTTCTGCTTTCCGAAGAAGGTCTCGACGCCGCGCGGGCCTATTTCGGGCTGCCTGCCGGGCGGCCAGCTTATGATCCCGGGCGCGCGTTCGATGCCAAGGAAGACACGCTCGCCGCTTATGTGCAGGGCAAATATGAAGCCGATCTATCGAACAGCATCACGCTGGATGGCGTCGTCGGCGTGCGCTATATCCGCACGAGCCGGACGATCGGCACGTTCATACCCGCAGGGGGGGGCGAGTATGACCGGCTGACCGCCGACACGGTCGACCATGACTGGCTGCCGAACGCGACCGCACGTTTCCGGATCGGCGACGATATTCAGATCCGCTTCGGCTATGCCAAGTCGCTACGCCGCCCGAATTTCGGTTCGCTCAATCCGGCGATCACGCTCAACCAGTCAAACAATCCTCTGGTTCAGAGCACAGGCAATGCGGGCAATCCGGACCTCAAGGCGCAGAAGTCCGAGAGCCTCGATGCGACCTTCGAATATTATTTCCCCAGCGGTTATGTCGCGATTGCCGGCTATTATCGCGACATCAGCGACCGCGTCATCACCAGCGGCGCGGTCGAGGCGATCGATGGCGTCGATTATGCGGTTTCGCGCCCGCGCAACGTCGGGCAGGCGACGCTGAAGGGTATCGAACTCAGCAGCCAATATTTCTTCGACTTCCTCCCCGGCGCGCTGTCGGGACTTGGCGTGCAGGGCGCCTTCACCCTCGCCGATTCAAAGGTTGGCGGGGACGATCCGCTCGCGGGATATCCGCTGCAGGGCGTGTCGAAATATAATTACACTGTCGGCCTGTTGTACGAAAAGAGCGGGGTCAGCGCACGGCTCGTATATACCTATCGCTCGAAATATCTTTCGCTCGACGCGAGCGGCGAGCCGACGTTGCGGCCGATGACCGCAGAAACGATCGCTTCGCTCGAGGTGCCGGCGCTCGTCACCTATGCGCGCGGAGCGGGACGTCTCGACTTCAACATCGGATACGACATCACCGACAAAATCCGCGTCGATGTCGGCGGCACCAATATCCTCGGAAGCAACACATCGACCTATTACGACTATCCGGGATATTCCAATATCAACAACGAGATGGCGTATGACGAGACGACCTATTCGGTCGGTGTCCGCGTCAAATTCTGA
- a CDS encoding Hsp70 family protein: MDKAAASALGLDFGTTNSVVALADGQGGTRLVTFGDAGDAVFRSALCFWEEERGWNGIAHEAGPWAIDEYLQSPLDSRFIQSFKSVAASPLFERAMIFNKPFRFEDMGRLFLQRLVAHAGGALDERPRRIIVGRPVEYAGARPDPELARQRYDAMLAAFGTEIYYVHETLGAAHSYASRLTEPTTILVADFGGGTTDFSIVRVAEPGAPRRCVPLASSGIGIAGDRFDYRIVDRLVLPLLGKGSRYRSFDKLLEIPGGYFADFGDWSRLAMMRNRRTLDEIRRLKRDAERPDLIGRMIALIEHEQGFPLYDAVGKLKRALSSSKHAPFHFTGGGIEIGAEVRRADFEQWIADDLRRIEAAMDQALARASVTPAKIDRVFLTGGSSLIPAIRALFDRRFGEERIATGGELTSIAHGLALIGEESDPAEWAT; this comes from the coding sequence ATGGACAAGGCGGCCGCGAGCGCGCTCGGGCTCGATTTCGGCACGACGAATAGCGTCGTCGCGCTAGCCGATGGGCAGGGCGGCACCCGGCTCGTCACATTCGGCGACGCGGGCGATGCGGTGTTCCGCTCGGCGCTCTGCTTCTGGGAAGAGGAGCGCGGCTGGAACGGTATTGCGCACGAAGCGGGCCCATGGGCGATCGACGAATATCTGCAATCGCCGCTCGACAGCCGCTTCATCCAGTCGTTCAAGAGCGTCGCCGCGAGCCCGTTGTTCGAGCGCGCTATGATATTCAACAAGCCGTTCCGCTTCGAAGATATGGGGCGGCTGTTCCTTCAGCGACTTGTCGCCCACGCCGGCGGTGCGCTCGACGAACGGCCGCGCCGCATCATCGTCGGCCGGCCGGTCGAATATGCGGGCGCGCGGCCCGATCCCGAACTCGCGCGCCAGCGCTATGACGCGATGCTCGCGGCCTTCGGTACCGAAATCTATTATGTCCACGAAACGCTCGGCGCCGCGCACAGCTATGCCTCGCGCCTGACTGAGCCCACGACGATCCTCGTCGCCGATTTCGGCGGTGGGACGACCGACTTTTCGATCGTCCGTGTCGCCGAACCGGGTGCGCCGCGCCGCTGTGTGCCGCTTGCCTCATCGGGGATCGGCATCGCGGGCGACCGTTTCGACTATCGCATCGTCGACCGGCTGGTGTTGCCTTTGCTCGGCAAAGGAAGCCGATATCGTTCGTTCGATAAGCTGTTGGAGATTCCGGGCGGCTATTTCGCCGATTTCGGCGACTGGTCGCGGCTGGCCATGATGCGCAACCGGCGCACCCTCGACGAAATCCGACGGCTGAAACGCGATGCCGAGCGCCCCGATCTGATCGGCCGCATGATCGCGCTGATCGAACATGAGCAGGGATTTCCGCTCTATGATGCCGTGGGCAAGCTCAAGCGCGCGCTGTCGAGCAGCAAGCACGCGCCATTTCATTTCACCGGCGGCGGCATCGAAATCGGCGCCGAAGTGCGCCGCGCCGATTTCGAGCAATGGATTGCCGACGATCTTCGCCGCATCGAGGCGGCGATGGACCAGGCCCTCGCGCGGGCGTCTGTCACGCCGGCAAAGATCGATCGCGTCTTCCTGACCGGCGGCTCGTCGCTGATCCCTGCAATCCGCGCGCTGTTCGACCGCCGCTTCGGCGAAGAACGCATCGCAACCGGCGGCGAACTGACCTCGATCGCCCACGGGCTCGCGCTGATCGGCGAGGAATCCGATCCTGCCGAATGGGCCACCTGA